In Arsenicicoccus dermatophilus, a genomic segment contains:
- the valS gene encoding valine--tRNA ligase — MTTDLPSSRVPDKPSLDGLEDKWAAVWRDQGTYRFDRARAMALPREQVWAIDTPPPTASGSLHIGHVFGYTQADCLARYKRMTGHEVFYPIGWDDNGLPTERRVQNYYGVRGDATLPYDPDFRPPLQGAEGRSVKAADQVPVSRQNFIELCDVLTVEDEKTFEDTFRMLGLSLDWDVQYRTIDTHARATAQQAFLRNLARGEAYQAEAPGLWDVTFQSAVAQAELEARDYPGAYHRVSFHAADGEPVFIETTRPELLPACVALVAHPDDERYQGLFGSTVRSPLFDVEVPVLAHAAAEMDKGAGIAMCCTFGDLTDVQWWRELQLPMRSIITRNGRIQAETPEWLTSESGRAVYAEMATRTTHSAREAVVAALRESGDLDGEPRKTQRKANFFEKGDKPLEIVTSRQWYIRNGGRDEDLREAMRARGRELDFHPAYMRSRYDNWVGGLNGDWLVSRQRFFGVPIPVWYRVDEHGEVLWDERIVPAEDQLPVDPASEPAPGYVESQRGQAGGFVGDADVMDTWATSSLTPQIAAGWRAGGQGSDPELFARLFPFDMRPQGHDIIRTWLFATMVRAHLEHGSLPWSKATVNGWILDPDRKKMSKSKGNATTPVDMLRQHGTDAIRYWAGAARLGTDTALDEAQMKVGRRLAIKLLNASKFALSFGEVGGVLGEQVTEPLDQAMLATLAEVVETATAAYESMDYTRALEATETFFWTFCDDYIELVKDRAHGGRGEAGAASARAALQIALDVMLRLFAPVLVYATEEVWSWFREGTVHRQPWPTREELSGFAAAGDAGLLATVSAALIGVRKAKSEAKVGMRSQITAMTLTAPAAQVAQIRLAEADLRATGTISGMTLAEGDTLTVGDVELIPAEKKPKA; from the coding sequence ATGACGACCGACCTGCCCAGCTCCCGCGTCCCCGACAAGCCGTCCCTCGACGGTCTGGAGGACAAGTGGGCGGCCGTATGGCGCGACCAGGGCACCTACCGCTTCGACCGGGCCCGGGCGATGGCGCTGCCCCGCGAGCAGGTCTGGGCGATCGACACCCCGCCCCCCACCGCGTCCGGCTCGCTGCACATCGGCCACGTCTTCGGCTACACCCAGGCCGACTGCCTCGCGCGCTACAAGCGGATGACCGGGCACGAGGTGTTCTACCCCATCGGCTGGGACGACAACGGCCTGCCGACCGAGCGGCGCGTGCAGAACTACTACGGCGTCCGCGGCGACGCGACGCTGCCCTACGACCCGGACTTCCGGCCGCCGCTGCAGGGCGCCGAGGGCAGGTCGGTCAAGGCCGCCGACCAGGTTCCCGTCAGCCGCCAGAACTTCATCGAGCTGTGCGACGTGCTCACCGTCGAGGACGAGAAGACCTTCGAGGACACCTTCCGGATGCTGGGCCTGAGCCTGGACTGGGACGTGCAGTACCGCACCATCGACACCCACGCGCGAGCCACCGCGCAGCAGGCCTTCCTGCGCAACCTGGCGCGCGGCGAGGCCTACCAGGCCGAGGCGCCGGGCCTGTGGGACGTGACCTTCCAGTCGGCGGTGGCGCAGGCCGAGCTCGAGGCGCGCGACTACCCCGGCGCCTATCACCGGGTCTCCTTCCACGCCGCGGACGGCGAGCCGGTCTTCATCGAGACCACCCGACCCGAGCTGCTCCCCGCGTGCGTCGCCCTCGTCGCCCACCCCGACGACGAGCGCTACCAGGGGCTGTTCGGCAGCACGGTCCGCTCCCCGTTGTTCGACGTCGAGGTGCCCGTGCTCGCGCACGCCGCCGCCGAGATGGACAAGGGCGCCGGCATCGCCATGTGCTGCACCTTCGGCGACCTCACCGACGTGCAGTGGTGGCGCGAGCTGCAGCTGCCGATGCGCTCGATCATCACGCGCAACGGGCGGATCCAGGCCGAGACGCCCGAGTGGCTGACCTCCGAGAGCGGCCGGGCGGTGTATGCCGAGATGGCCACCAGGACCACCCACTCCGCGCGCGAGGCCGTCGTGGCCGCCCTGCGCGAGTCCGGGGACCTGGACGGCGAGCCCCGGAAGACCCAGCGCAAGGCCAACTTCTTCGAGAAGGGCGACAAGCCGCTGGAGATCGTCACCTCCCGGCAGTGGTACATCCGCAACGGCGGGCGCGACGAGGACCTGCGCGAGGCGATGCGCGCCCGCGGCCGCGAGCTGGACTTCCACCCGGCCTACATGCGCTCCCGCTACGACAACTGGGTCGGCGGCCTCAACGGCGACTGGCTGGTCTCCCGCCAGCGCTTCTTCGGCGTGCCGATCCCGGTGTGGTACCGCGTGGACGAGCACGGCGAGGTGCTCTGGGACGAGCGGATCGTGCCGGCCGAGGACCAGCTGCCCGTGGACCCCGCCTCCGAGCCGGCCCCGGGGTATGTCGAGTCCCAGCGCGGCCAGGCGGGCGGCTTCGTGGGCGACGCCGACGTCATGGACACCTGGGCGACGTCGTCGCTGACCCCGCAGATCGCGGCCGGCTGGCGCGCGGGCGGGCAGGGCTCGGACCCCGAGCTGTTCGCCAGGCTCTTCCCCTTCGACATGCGCCCGCAGGGCCACGACATCATCCGCACCTGGCTCTTCGCGACCATGGTCCGCGCCCACCTCGAGCACGGCTCGCTGCCGTGGTCGAAGGCCACCGTCAACGGCTGGATCCTCGACCCCGACCGCAAGAAGATGAGCAAGTCCAAGGGCAACGCCACCACGCCCGTCGACATGCTCCGCCAGCACGGCACCGACGCGATCCGCTACTGGGCCGGGGCCGCCCGCCTGGGCACCGACACCGCCCTCGACGAGGCGCAGATGAAGGTCGGCCGGCGCCTGGCCATCAAGCTGCTCAACGCCAGCAAGTTCGCGCTGTCCTTCGGCGAGGTCGGCGGTGTGCTCGGCGAGCAGGTCACCGAGCCGCTCGACCAGGCCATGCTCGCCACGCTCGCCGAGGTCGTCGAGACCGCCACGGCGGCCTACGAGTCCATGGACTACACCCGGGCGCTGGAGGCGACCGAGACCTTCTTCTGGACCTTCTGCGACGACTACATCGAGCTGGTCAAGGACCGGGCCCACGGCGGTCGCGGCGAGGCCGGGGCCGCGTCCGCGCGCGCCGCGCTGCAGATCGCGCTCGACGTGATGCTGCGCCTGTTCGCCCCCGTCCTGGTCTACGCCACCGAGGAGGTGTGGAGCTGGTTCCGCGAGGGCACGGTCCACCGTCAACCGTGGCCCACCCGCGAGGAGCTCAGCGGCTTCGCGGCCGCCGGCGACGCCGGTCTGCTCGCCACGGTGTCGGCGGCCCTGATCGGGGTGCGCAAGGCCAAGTCCGAGGCCAAGGTCGGCATGCGCTCGCAGATCACCGCGATGACCCTCACCGCCCCCGCCGCCCAGGTCGCGCAGATCCGCCTGGCCGAGGCCGACCTGCGGGCGACGGGCACCATCTCCGGCATGACCCTCGCCGAGGGCGACACCCTCACGGTCGGCGACGTCGAGCTGATCCCGGCGGAGAAGAAGCCCAAGGCCTGA
- a CDS encoding FAD-binding oxidoreductase codes for MSRWSDPTPPQALAAACTRDPAELARHAQDAALGIPAPEDFTLVRARDLDDVVAALEWAAAERLPVVPQGARTGLAGGAVPLEGGIALNLEAMDAIEDVDPVEALAVVQAGVITSELKSAASDAGLHYGPDPASVAISTVGGNVATNAGGLCCLKYGDTAASVRALEVVLPGGEVMRTGHRTAKGVAGLDLTGLFVGSEGQLGVVTRVWASLGPQPEQPATVLATFPTLRAGCDAIVALRRERHRPSLLELMDGPTVAAVQAYGDYGFPEGVQAALLVQSDRAGHTAEDAARYAEVCSAAGATTVEVATTPEASHTLMAGRRAISHALDRLGHNLTEDMCVPVQALAEFIERGYEIGEQHGTRIVTAGHGGDGNMHPTVYFDPADPDQTRRAHDAITALVAVTLELGGTITGEHGVGILKSDWLATELGAAEIERQRGLKHFFDPLGIMNPGRVLWPTA; via the coding sequence ATGAGCCGATGGTCAGACCCCACCCCGCCGCAGGCGCTCGCCGCGGCGTGCACGCGCGATCCCGCCGAGCTCGCCCGGCACGCCCAGGACGCCGCGCTCGGCATACCGGCGCCGGAGGACTTCACCCTGGTCCGGGCCCGGGACCTGGACGACGTGGTGGCGGCGCTCGAGTGGGCCGCGGCCGAGCGGCTGCCCGTCGTCCCGCAGGGCGCCCGCACCGGTCTCGCCGGGGGCGCGGTCCCCCTCGAGGGCGGGATCGCCCTCAACCTCGAGGCGATGGACGCGATCGAGGACGTCGACCCGGTCGAGGCGCTCGCCGTGGTCCAGGCGGGCGTCATCACCTCCGAGCTCAAGTCCGCGGCGAGCGACGCCGGCCTGCACTACGGCCCCGACCCGGCGTCCGTGGCCATCTCCACGGTGGGCGGCAACGTCGCGACCAACGCAGGCGGCCTGTGCTGCCTGAAGTACGGCGACACCGCGGCGTCGGTCCGGGCCCTGGAGGTGGTGCTGCCCGGGGGCGAGGTCATGCGCACCGGGCACCGCACCGCCAAGGGCGTCGCCGGGCTCGACCTCACCGGCCTGTTCGTCGGCTCGGAGGGCCAGCTCGGCGTCGTGACCCGCGTCTGGGCGAGCCTGGGGCCCCAGCCCGAGCAGCCGGCGACCGTCCTCGCGACCTTCCCCACGCTGCGGGCGGGCTGCGACGCCATCGTCGCCCTGCGCCGCGAGCGCCACCGGCCCAGCCTGCTCGAGCTGATGGACGGACCCACCGTGGCGGCCGTCCAGGCGTATGGCGACTACGGCTTCCCCGAGGGGGTGCAGGCCGCGCTGCTCGTGCAGTCCGACCGTGCCGGGCACACCGCCGAGGACGCCGCCCGCTACGCCGAGGTGTGCTCGGCGGCGGGGGCGACGACGGTCGAGGTGGCGACCACCCCCGAGGCGTCGCACACCCTGATGGCCGGGCGCCGGGCGATCTCGCACGCCCTGGACCGGCTGGGCCACAACCTCACCGAGGACATGTGCGTGCCGGTGCAGGCGCTGGCGGAGTTCATCGAGCGCGGCTACGAGATCGGCGAGCAGCACGGCACCCGGATCGTCACGGCCGGGCACGGCGGCGACGGCAACATGCACCCGACGGTCTACTTCGACCCGGCCGACCCGGACCAGACCCGGCGGGCGCACGACGCCATCACCGCGCTCGTGGCGGTCACCCTGGAGCTCGGCGGCACCATCACCGGCGAGCACGGGGTGGGGATCCTCAAGAGCGACTGGCTCGCCACCGAGCTCGGCGCGGCGGAGATCGAGCGGCAGCGCGGGCTCAAGCACTTCTTCGACCCGCTCGGGATCATGAACCCCGGGCGGGTGCTCTGGCCGACGGCCTGA
- a CDS encoding bile acid:sodium symporter family protein, producing the protein MLAKLRLDPFLLAILVAALVASVLPARGGAVPVLDAVVAVAIFALFFLYGARLSPQEALAGLRHWRLHAVILGFTFVAFPLLGLALTPVLRPLLGDALAAGLLYVTLVPSTVQSSIAFTSVARGNVAGAIVSASASNLVGVVLTPLLVMALMTTTGTVSVSPQAFGDIGVQLLLPFVLGQVAGRWIRPWVTAHAAPLKLVDRGSIVLVVYSAFSAGMREGIWSRVTGPALLGVLVVCLAILALMLWLTRWVAERLGFDRGDQIAIQFCGTKKSLASGLPMALVLFAGQPVGLMVLPLMVFHQAQLMWCSALAARYATEQRTGD; encoded by the coding sequence GTGCTCGCCAAGCTTCGCCTCGACCCCTTCCTGCTCGCGATCCTCGTCGCCGCCCTCGTCGCGAGCGTCCTGCCGGCCCGCGGCGGCGCGGTCCCGGTCCTCGACGCCGTGGTCGCGGTCGCGATCTTCGCGCTGTTCTTCCTGTACGGCGCCCGGCTGTCCCCGCAGGAGGCCCTCGCGGGGCTGCGGCACTGGCGGCTGCACGCCGTGATCCTGGGCTTCACCTTCGTGGCCTTCCCGCTCCTCGGGCTCGCGCTGACGCCGGTGCTGCGGCCGCTGCTGGGGGACGCGCTGGCGGCCGGTCTGCTCTACGTCACCCTGGTGCCCTCGACCGTGCAGTCGTCCATCGCCTTCACCTCGGTGGCCCGGGGCAACGTGGCCGGCGCCATCGTCAGCGCCTCGGCGTCCAACCTCGTCGGCGTAGTGCTCACGCCCCTGCTCGTCATGGCCCTGATGACCACCACCGGCACCGTGTCGGTCTCGCCGCAGGCCTTCGGGGACATCGGCGTCCAGCTGCTGCTGCCCTTCGTCCTCGGCCAGGTCGCGGGCCGGTGGATCCGGCCCTGGGTCACGGCGCACGCCGCCCCGCTCAAGCTCGTCGACCGCGGGTCGATCGTGCTGGTGGTCTACTCGGCCTTCTCGGCGGGGATGCGCGAGGGCATCTGGTCGCGGGTGACCGGCCCGGCGCTGCTGGGCGTGCTGGTGGTCTGCCTGGCGATCCTGGCGCTGATGCTCTGGCTGACCCGGTGGGTGGCCGAGCGGCTGGGCTTCGACCGCGGGGACCAGATCGCGATCCAGTTCTGCGGGACGAAGAAGTCGCTGGCGTCCGGCCTGCCGATGGCGCTGGTGCTCTTCGCCGGGCAGCCGGTGGGCCTGATGGTGCTGCCGCTCATGGTGTTCCACCAGGCCCAGCTGATGTGGTGCTCGGCGCTGGCGGCGCGCTACGCGACCGAGCAGCGCACCGGGGACTGA
- a CDS encoding DUF4916 domain-containing protein produces the protein MNPTDVDPSAAWLSHESLEQARERLPILYVDVVPVRVDDRGEVTHLGTLLRVSGDGTVARELVSGRVMYHERLRDALLRHVEKDLGPLAMPRIPLSPQPFTVSEYFPTPGVTPFHDPRQHAVALGYVVPVAGDCAPSQDALDLAWVTPDEARSRGVAEEMGRGHGTLLRQALAHLGFAV, from the coding sequence ATGAACCCGACGGACGTCGACCCCTCCGCCGCCTGGCTCAGCCACGAGAGCCTCGAGCAGGCGCGCGAGCGCCTGCCGATCCTCTACGTCGACGTGGTGCCGGTGCGGGTCGACGACCGCGGCGAGGTCACCCACCTGGGCACGCTGCTGCGGGTCAGCGGTGACGGCACGGTGGCCCGCGAGCTGGTGAGCGGCCGGGTGATGTACCACGAGCGGCTCCGGGACGCGCTGCTGCGCCACGTCGAGAAGGACCTCGGCCCGCTGGCGATGCCGCGGATCCCCTTGTCCCCGCAGCCGTTCACGGTGTCGGAGTACTTCCCCACCCCGGGCGTGACCCCCTTCCACGACCCGCGCCAGCACGCGGTCGCGCTCGGCTACGTCGTGCCCGTCGCCGGGGACTGCGCTCCCTCCCAGGACGCGCTCGACCTGGCCTGGGTCACCCCTGACGAGGCGCGCAGCCGGGGCGTCGCCGAGGAGATGGGTCGCGGCCACGGCACCCTGCTGCGCCAGGCGCTCGCCCACCTCGGCTTCGCCGTCTGA
- a CDS encoding lysophospholipid acyltransferase family protein — protein sequence MASVREMLQRDPVYTPVVGAVRALFAAQGTRFKITGAHHVPQQGPAVMMINHTGYFDFMYAGWAALPAGRLVRFMAKESIFRNAVAGPLMRGMRHISVDRSAGAGAYADALRALRAGEIIGIFPEATISMSFEPKAFKSGAVRMAQETGAPILPVAIWGSQRVWTKALPKRLGRHHVPVGITVGPPVHVGPQDDVVEVTARIRETMIAMLHELQEVYPAWPVEERRLLPQRLGGTAPSPEEAARLEAELRAKGRTQDPVAVDPAPGAPAVGGPRGTASTGTGGRHRS from the coding sequence ATGGCGAGCGTGCGGGAGATGCTGCAGAGGGACCCGGTCTACACCCCCGTGGTCGGGGCGGTGCGTGCCCTCTTCGCGGCACAGGGGACGAGGTTCAAGATCACCGGGGCGCACCACGTCCCGCAGCAGGGGCCGGCGGTGATGATGATCAACCACACCGGCTACTTCGACTTCATGTATGCCGGCTGGGCGGCCTTGCCCGCCGGTCGCCTGGTGCGGTTCATGGCCAAGGAGAGCATCTTCCGCAACGCCGTCGCGGGGCCGCTGATGCGCGGGATGCGGCACATCTCGGTGGACCGCTCCGCGGGGGCGGGGGCCTATGCCGACGCCCTGCGCGCGCTGCGGGCGGGCGAGATCATCGGGATCTTCCCGGAGGCGACCATCTCGATGTCCTTCGAGCCCAAGGCCTTCAAGTCCGGCGCGGTGCGCATGGCCCAGGAGACGGGGGCACCGATCCTGCCCGTCGCGATCTGGGGCTCGCAGCGGGTGTGGACCAAGGCCCTGCCGAAGCGGCTGGGCCGCCACCACGTCCCGGTGGGCATCACCGTGGGCCCGCCCGTCCACGTCGGGCCGCAGGACGACGTGGTCGAGGTGACCGCACGGATCCGCGAGACGATGATCGCCATGCTGCACGAGCTCCAGGAGGTCTATCCGGCCTGGCCCGTCGAGGAGCGGCGGCTGCTGCCGCAGCGGCTCGGCGGCACCGCGCCCTCTCCGGAGGAGGCCGCTCGCCTGGAGGCCGAGCTGCGCGCCAAGGGCCGCACCCAGGACCCCGTGGCCGTCGACCCGGCGCCCGGCGCGCCCGCGGTGGGCGGCCCCCGCGGCACCGCGTCCACCGGCACGGGCGGCCGGCACCGCTCCTGA
- a CDS encoding acetyl-CoA hydrolase/transferase family protein, with amino-acid sequence MNIVTSEQMRSLLAQAPANPRVVATGNHVPPWALLKVIDEALPEYRLNMLNAPAGISTREGVSHESCFVGVGMRKLPTLHYTPARLSLVPALFRSTMAPDITAVHVSQPINGKVSLGVEINVMVAAIEAVKERGGLLVAQVNKHMPYTYGDGEFPVDLFDAFIEADESIASEHGPAAPDAATAHIGELVAGRVGNGATLQLGIGAVPDATLPGLARRHDLGIWTEMFSDGVLTLDRSGALDDTRPIVASFAFGSQELYDWCHLNSRVIMRRTEITNDPGQIAKQPQMTSINTALQVDLLSQANASRIKARIHSGFGGQTDFIVGALHSRGGQAMMALRSWHPKANVSTIVPMLTEPTTSFQHSAVITEHGVAEVFGHEEKVQARNIIENAAHPDVRESLWEGARELGLA; translated from the coding sequence ATGAACATCGTCACGAGCGAGCAGATGAGGTCCCTGCTGGCCCAGGCCCCTGCCAACCCCCGCGTCGTCGCGACCGGCAACCACGTCCCGCCGTGGGCGCTGCTCAAGGTCATCGACGAGGCGCTGCCGGAGTACCGCCTCAACATGCTCAACGCGCCGGCGGGCATCTCCACCCGCGAGGGCGTGAGCCACGAGTCCTGCTTCGTCGGCGTCGGCATGCGCAAGCTGCCGACCCTGCACTACACCCCGGCGCGACTGTCGCTGGTGCCCGCGCTCTTCCGCTCGACGATGGCCCCCGACATCACCGCCGTCCACGTCTCCCAGCCGATCAACGGCAAGGTCTCCCTCGGCGTGGAGATCAACGTCATGGTCGCCGCCATCGAGGCGGTCAAGGAGCGCGGCGGCCTGCTCGTCGCCCAGGTCAACAAGCACATGCCCTACACCTACGGCGACGGCGAGTTCCCGGTCGACCTCTTCGACGCCTTCATCGAGGCCGACGAGTCCATCGCCTCCGAGCACGGCCCCGCCGCGCCGGACGCCGCCACGGCCCACATCGGCGAGCTCGTCGCCGGCCGCGTCGGCAACGGTGCCACCCTCCAGCTCGGCATCGGCGCCGTCCCCGACGCGACGCTGCCCGGTCTGGCCCGACGGCACGACCTCGGCATCTGGACCGAGATGTTCTCCGACGGCGTGCTCACCCTGGACCGATCGGGCGCCCTGGACGACACCCGCCCGATCGTCGCGTCCTTCGCCTTCGGCTCCCAGGAGCTCTACGACTGGTGCCACCTGAACTCGCGGGTCATCATGCGCCGCACCGAGATCACCAACGACCCCGGTCAGATCGCCAAGCAGCCGCAGATGACCTCCATCAACACCGCGCTGCAGGTCGACCTGCTCTCCCAGGCGAACGCCTCGCGGATCAAGGCGCGCATCCACTCCGGCTTCGGCGGGCAGACCGACTTCATCGTCGGCGCCCTGCACTCGCGCGGCGGGCAGGCGATGATGGCGCTGCGCTCCTGGCACCCCAAGGCCAACGTCTCCACCATCGTGCCGATGCTCACCGAGCCGACCACGTCCTTCCAGCACTCCGCCGTGATCACCGAGCACGGTGTCGCCGAGGTCTTCGGCCACGAGGAGAAGGTCCAGGCGCGCAACATCATCGAGAACGCCGCGCACCCCGACGTGCGCGAGTCGTTGTGGGAGGGCGCGCGCGAGCTCGGCCTGGCCTGA
- the ileS gene encoding isoleucine--tRNA ligase yields the protein MTYPQVSTDPQQPDAPAGVQPSPRFPEIEERILRYWDQDGTFRASVDQRPAGQDGANEFVFYDGPPFANGLPHYGHLLTGYVKDIVPRYQTMRGKHVERRFGWDTHGLPAELEAMRQLGIRTTEEIHELGVETFNDECRESVLRYTDEWQDYVTRQARWVDFEHDYKTLEPEYMESVIWAFKQLYDKGLAYEGFRVLPYCWNDETPLSNHELRMDDDVYQQRQDPAVTVGYRITSPGPFEGVKALIWTTTPWTLPSNLAVMVGEDITYVVVESDLPTGRTERYLLAEPRLQAYARELFGDAKADVAERVLERHQGADLVGLTYDPPFSYYRGHDRAFRLVPAEFVTTTDGTGLVHTAGAFGEDDKVVTDREGIEAVMPVGGDGRFTAPVEDYQGQHVFEANAPIIKHLKAVTRGEGETGSVTEGTVLLRQETYEHSYPHCWRCRKPLIYKGVSSWFVATTKIRDRMLELNEQIGWTPEHIKHGQFGKWLENTRDWSISRNRFWGSPIPVWKSDDPNYPRVDVYGSFAELERDFGVTVTDLHRPFVDQLTRPNPDDPTGRSTMRRVTDVLDCWFESGSMSFGQVHYPFENREWFEHHFPGDFIVEYIGQTRGWFYTMHVMATALFDRPAFKTCLSHGIVLGSDGQKMSKSLRNYPDVREVFERDGADAMRWFLMSSPILRGGNLVVTERGIRDGVRQVLIPLWNTWYFFTLYANAFDGGAGYQARWSTASEDVLDRYLLAKLREFVEQMQSQLDGYDVASACETMRGFLDVLTNWYVRRSRERFWDTGSADATVATRAFDTLYTCLEVVTRTCAPLLPLVTEEIWRGLTGGRSVHLQDWVDVESLPGDHALVARMDRAREICSVASSLRKAENLRVRLPLADLTVVTAGAAELAPFADIVKDEVNVRTVTLRDVAEVSEADFGISQRLSVNARAAGPRIGKDVQAAIKGAKSGDWSLSPEGVVTSGGIALVEGEYTLETVVAGGEQGSHATAMLPGGGFLVLDTEVTPELAREGLARDLVRAVQQARRDAGLDISDRISLTVTGSQEVYDATVHHQDLLVEETLCAQFGSAPTLDTISGEGTTDVEVGDGHTARLMVRKLA from the coding sequence ATGACCTATCCCCAGGTCTCCACCGACCCGCAGCAGCCCGACGCCCCCGCCGGCGTGCAGCCGAGCCCGCGCTTCCCGGAGATCGAGGAGCGCATCCTGCGCTACTGGGACCAGGACGGCACCTTCCGGGCGTCGGTGGACCAGCGCCCGGCCGGCCAGGACGGCGCCAACGAGTTCGTGTTCTACGACGGCCCGCCCTTCGCCAACGGCCTGCCGCACTACGGCCACCTGCTGACCGGCTACGTCAAGGACATCGTGCCGCGCTACCAGACGATGCGCGGCAAGCACGTGGAGCGCCGCTTCGGCTGGGACACCCACGGCCTGCCCGCCGAGCTCGAGGCCATGCGCCAGCTCGGCATCAGGACCACCGAGGAGATCCACGAGCTGGGCGTGGAGACCTTCAACGACGAGTGCCGCGAGTCGGTGCTGCGCTACACCGACGAGTGGCAGGACTACGTCACCCGGCAGGCGCGCTGGGTCGACTTCGAGCACGACTACAAGACGCTCGAGCCGGAGTACATGGAGAGCGTCATCTGGGCCTTCAAGCAGCTGTACGACAAGGGGCTGGCCTACGAGGGCTTCCGCGTCCTGCCGTACTGCTGGAACGACGAGACGCCGCTGTCCAACCACGAGCTGCGCATGGACGACGACGTCTACCAGCAGCGCCAGGACCCGGCCGTGACGGTGGGCTACCGCATCACCTCGCCCGGCCCCTTCGAGGGCGTCAAGGCGCTGATCTGGACGACCACGCCGTGGACCCTGCCGAGCAACCTCGCCGTGATGGTGGGGGAGGACATCACGTATGTCGTGGTGGAGTCCGACCTGCCCACCGGCCGCACCGAGCGCTACCTGCTCGCCGAGCCGCGGCTGCAGGCCTACGCCCGTGAGCTCTTCGGCGACGCCAAGGCCGACGTGGCCGAGCGGGTGCTGGAGCGGCACCAGGGCGCCGACCTCGTGGGGCTGACCTACGACCCCCCGTTCTCCTACTACCGCGGCCACGACCGGGCCTTCCGCCTGGTGCCGGCGGAGTTCGTCACCACCACGGACGGCACCGGGCTGGTCCACACCGCCGGCGCCTTCGGCGAGGACGACAAGGTCGTCACCGACCGCGAGGGCATCGAGGCGGTCATGCCGGTGGGCGGCGACGGCCGGTTCACCGCACCCGTCGAGGACTACCAGGGGCAGCACGTCTTCGAGGCCAACGCCCCGATCATCAAGCACCTCAAGGCCGTCACCCGCGGCGAGGGCGAGACCGGCTCGGTCACCGAGGGCACGGTGCTGCTGCGCCAGGAGACCTACGAGCACTCCTACCCGCACTGCTGGCGCTGCCGCAAGCCGCTGATCTACAAGGGCGTCTCCAGCTGGTTCGTCGCCACGACGAAGATCCGGGACCGGATGCTCGAGCTCAACGAGCAGATCGGCTGGACCCCCGAGCACATCAAGCACGGCCAGTTCGGCAAGTGGCTGGAGAACACCCGCGACTGGTCGATCTCGCGGAACCGCTTCTGGGGCAGCCCGATCCCGGTGTGGAAGTCCGACGACCCGAACTACCCGCGGGTGGACGTCTACGGCTCCTTCGCCGAGCTGGAGCGCGACTTCGGGGTCACGGTCACCGACCTGCACCGCCCCTTCGTCGACCAGCTGACCCGGCCCAACCCGGACGACCCGACCGGGCGGTCCACCATGCGTCGCGTCACCGACGTCCTGGACTGCTGGTTCGAGTCCGGGTCGATGAGCTTCGGCCAGGTGCACTATCCCTTCGAGAACCGTGAGTGGTTCGAGCACCACTTCCCGGGCGACTTCATCGTGGAGTACATCGGCCAGACGCGCGGGTGGTTCTACACCATGCACGTCATGGCCACCGCGCTGTTCGACCGGCCGGCGTTCAAGACCTGCCTGAGCCACGGCATCGTCCTCGGCAGCGACGGGCAGAAGATGTCCAAGTCGCTGCGCAACTACCCCGACGTGCGCGAGGTCTTCGAGCGGGACGGGGCCGACGCGATGCGCTGGTTCCTCATGTCCAGCCCGATCCTGCGCGGCGGCAACCTGGTCGTCACCGAGCGGGGCATCCGCGACGGGGTGCGCCAGGTGCTCATCCCGCTGTGGAACACGTGGTACTTCTTCACGCTCTACGCCAACGCCTTCGACGGCGGCGCGGGCTACCAGGCGCGGTGGTCGACGGCCTCCGAGGACGTGCTCGACCGCTATCTCCTGGCCAAGCTGCGCGAGTTCGTCGAGCAGATGCAGTCCCAGCTCGACGGGTATGACGTCGCCTCGGCGTGCGAGACCATGCGCGGCTTCCTGGACGTGCTGACCAACTGGTACGTCCGGCGCTCGCGGGAGCGCTTCTGGGACACCGGGTCGGCCGACGCGACCGTCGCGACGCGGGCCTTCGACACGCTCTACACCTGCCTGGAGGTCGTCACCCGCACCTGCGCGCCGCTGCTGCCGCTGGTGACCGAGGAGATCTGGCGGGGCCTGACCGGCGGGCGCTCGGTGCACCTGCAGGACTGGGTCGACGTCGAGTCCCTGCCGGGCGACCACGCGCTGGTCGCCCGCATGGACCGCGCCCGCGAGATCTGCTCGGTCGCGTCCTCGCTGCGCAAGGCCGAGAACCTGCGCGTGCGGCTGCCGCTCGCCGACCTGACCGTGGTGACGGCCGGCGCCGCGGAGCTCGCGCCCTTCGCCGACATCGTCAAGGACGAGGTCAACGTGCGCACCGTGACGTTGCGCGACGTGGCCGAGGTGTCCGAGGCGGACTTCGGCATCAGCCAGCGCCTGTCGGTCAACGCCCGCGCCGCCGGCCCGCGCATCGGCAAGGACGTGCAGGCCGCGATCAAGGGCGCCAAGTCCGGCGACTGGTCGCTCTCGCCCGAGGGCGTGGTCACCTCCGGCGGCATCGCCCTGGTCGAGGGGGAGTACACCCTGGAGACCGTGGTCGCCGGCGGTGAGCAGGGCTCGCACGCCACCGCCATGCTGCCCGGCGGCGGCTTCCTGGTCCTCGACACCGAGGTCACCCCCGAGCTCGCCCGCGAGGGGCTGGCCCGCGACCTGGTCCGCGCCGTCCAGCAGGCCCGCCGCGACGCCGGCCTGGACATCTCCGACCGGATCTCCCTGACCGTCACCGGTTCCCAGGAGGTGTACGACGCCACCGTCCACCACCAGGACCTGCTCGTCGAGGAGACCCTCTGCGCGCAGTTCGGCTCGGCGCCGACCCTGGACACGATCAGCGGCGAGGGCACCACCGACGTCGAGGTGGGCGACGGCCACACCGCCCGCCTCATGGTGAGGAAGCTCGCATGA